One window from the genome of Brachyspira hampsonii encodes:
- a CDS encoding LysM peptidoglycan-binding domain-containing protein: MATRKTTTNKKEEEVKEVKKTSAKKTSNKKEDTVKKTAAKKTAEKAEKKEDTVKKTTAKKTAEKAEKKEDTVKKTAAKKTAEKVEKKISENEKSEEIKENKPEIKASDAILKKNNDDEKKDFKDIIKEATSEIKTAERKIVLKTSTPVRKIESIKTENTENKTERESITLLKEAIKAKSKNVSRPVSVKKRIAIVDDDNLDNTKNNTEEINTSKPIISSVFAAHNIKNEKAQEDTESINENISSQVVHDNNSPVYSFETLESKKDEDKKTEENEKIENNEISDNKDYDISDTKEEIENTEIKEESESISLEEDKKLDEIAEEKTEAETNEPEKIENNVDSIKVEEKATYSKSDIFKRPVVIPTEDEHIQKSKFNQEEIDTAIKDAPTISENSSVESYKDYSSSKIDELKETINEKIQELKDKEIKIIETEDELKSSSLPEIEKKPVEPYVAPEHSIENNKKSNKIVPIVGIIIIILGLSFLGIQFFSGKNNEIDDNFYEEVTNNNTLNTNDLATNNIILSTNNTVNTQTNAVRPQTNTAVNTQTNAVRPQTNTAVNTQTNAVRPQTNTAVNTQTNTVRPQTNNTVNTQTNAVRPQTNTAVNTQTNAVRPQTNNTVNTQTNTVRPQTNTAAPTPPKEPEITPPTPPAPPPNPPAANTNASANNTQANNNALAYKTDTYKTKWTDTLSSIATSELGDSRRWPSIAVLNQNIINNNPDSIVFNIDIRIPYGGKKKIEDMNDSEKRALYNDYIKVSEMYLKMGKQNLANTIKTQANSILK; the protein is encoded by the coding sequence ATGGCAACAAGAAAAACTACAACAAACAAAAAAGAAGAAGAAGTTAAGGAAGTAAAAAAGACTTCAGCTAAAAAAACTTCTAACAAGAAAGAAGATACTGTAAAGAAAACTGCAGCTAAAAAAACTGCTGAAAAAGCTGAAAAGAAAGAAGATACTGTAAAGAAAACTACAGCTAAAAAAACTGCTGAAAAAGCTGAAAAGAAAGAAGATACTGTAAAGAAAACTGCAGCTAAAAAAACTGCTGAAAAAGTTGAAAAAAAAATATCTGAAAATGAAAAATCAGAAGAAATAAAAGAAAATAAACCTGAAATAAAAGCTTCAGATGCTATTCTTAAAAAAAATAATGATGATGAAAAAAAAGATTTTAAAGATATAATCAAAGAAGCAACATCTGAAATAAAAACTGCCGAAAGAAAAATAGTTCTTAAAACTTCAACTCCTGTTAGAAAAATAGAATCAATCAAAACCGAAAATACTGAAAATAAAACAGAAAGAGAATCAATAACTCTTCTTAAAGAAGCTATAAAAGCAAAATCTAAAAATGTATCAAGACCTGTTAGTGTAAAAAAGCGTATAGCCATAGTAGATGATGATAATTTAGATAATACTAAAAATAATACCGAAGAGATAAATACATCTAAACCTATTATAAGCAGTGTATTTGCAGCTCATAATATAAAAAATGAAAAAGCTCAAGAGGATACTGAATCAATCAATGAAAACATATCTTCCCAAGTAGTTCATGATAATAATTCTCCTGTTTACTCATTTGAAACACTTGAAAGTAAAAAAGATGAGGATAAAAAAACTGAAGAGAATGAAAAAATTGAAAATAATGAAATATCTGATAATAAAGATTATGATATTTCTGATACTAAAGAAGAAATAGAAAACACAGAAATTAAAGAAGAATCAGAATCAATATCATTAGAAGAAGATAAAAAACTTGATGAAATTGCTGAAGAGAAAACAGAGGCAGAAACTAATGAACCTGAAAAAATAGAAAATAATGTTGATAGTATTAAAGTAGAAGAAAAAGCAACATACAGTAAAAGCGATATATTTAAAAGACCTGTTGTTATACCTACTGAGGATGAGCATATTCAGAAATCTAAATTTAATCAGGAAGAAATTGATACTGCTATAAAAGATGCACCTACAATAAGTGAAAATAGCTCTGTAGAAAGTTATAAAGATTATTCTTCATCAAAAATAGATGAATTAAAAGAAACGATAAATGAAAAAATTCAGGAATTAAAAGATAAAGAAATAAAAATTATAGAAACAGAAGATGAATTAAAAAGCTCTTCTCTTCCTGAAATTGAAAAAAAACCGGTAGAACCTTATGTAGCTCCGGAGCATTCTATAGAAAATAATAAAAAATCAAATAAAATTGTACCTATAGTTGGGATTATAATTATAATATTAGGTTTATCATTCTTAGGTATTCAATTCTTCTCAGGAAAAAATAATGAAATTGATGATAACTTCTATGAAGAGGTTACAAATAATAATACATTAAATACAAATGATTTAGCAACAAATAATATTATATTAAGCACTAATAACACAGTAAATACTCAAACTAATGCAGTAAGACCGCAGACTAATACCGCAGTAAATACTCAAACTAATGCAGTAAGACCGCAGACTAATACCGCAGTAAATACTCAAACTAATGCAGTAAGACCGCAGACTAATACCGCAGTAAATACTCAGACTAATACAGTAAGACCGCAGACTAATAACACAGTAAATACTCAGACTAATGCAGTAAGACCGCAGACTAATACCGCAGTAAATACTCAAACTAATGCAGTAAGACCGCAGACTAATAACACAGTAAATACTCAGACTAATACAGTAAGACCGCAGACTAATACTGCAGCTCCTACTCCTCCGAAAGAACCTGAAATAACTCCGCCTACTCCTCCGGCACCTCCGCCTAATCCGCCAGCTGCAAATACTAATGCATCTGCTAATAATACTCAGGCAAATAATAATGCATTAGCATACAAAACAGATACTTATAAAACAAAGTGGACTGATACGCTATCATCAATAGCCACCTCCGAGCTTGGAGACAGCAGAAGATGGCCTTCAATAGCGGTGCTTAATCAAAATATTATAAATAATAATCCTGACAGTATAGTTTTTAATATAGATATTAGGATCCCCTATGGGGGTAAAAAAAAAATTGAAGATATGAATGATTCAGAAAAAAGAGCTTTATATAATGATTACATAAAGGTTTCTGAAATGTACTTAAAAATGGGTAAACAAAATCTAGCCAATACAATAAAAACTCAAGCCAATTCCATATTAAAATAA
- the rsmD gene encoding 16S rRNA (guanine(966)-N(2))-methyltransferase RsmD codes for MHIISGNKKGRKIVTPKRDFRPTQGKVKEAFFNIIDIENKTFLDLCSGSGAMGFEALSRNARFVTFIEIDREAVKTIFSNAKTIFDNDDNTYKIKRLSAEDYVKKTDDKFDVIYLDPPYHSKIYFDVINNIIRRNMLNDNGILAAEFGADYYKKFLENEDFKNIVSNIIKYDIKTYGESVLIIFKYI; via the coding sequence ATGCATATAATATCAGGAAATAAAAAGGGAAGAAAAATCGTAACCCCTAAAAGAGATTTCAGACCTACACAGGGTAAGGTTAAAGAGGCTTTTTTTAATATTATTGATATAGAAAATAAAACTTTTTTGGATTTATGCTCCGGAAGCGGTGCTATGGGTTTTGAGGCTTTAAGCAGAAATGCTAGGTTTGTAACTTTTATAGAAATAGACAGAGAGGCTGTAAAAACTATATTTTCTAATGCTAAAACTATATTCGATAATGATGATAATACATATAAAATAAAAAGACTATCAGCTGAAGATTATGTGAAAAAAACTGATGATAAATTTGATGTTATATATTTGGATCCGCCTTATCATTCAAAAATATATTTTGATGTTATAAATAATATAATAAGAAGAAATATGTTAAATGATAATGGAATTTTAGCTGCAGAGTTTGGGGCGGATTATTATAAAAAGTTCTTAGAAAATGAGGATTTTAAAAATATAGTATCAAATATTATAAAGTATGATATAAAAACTTATGGTGAGAGTGTATTAATAATATTTAAATATATATAA
- a CDS encoding HD-GYP domain-containing protein — protein sequence MNDLIEKYDILTVKDIKTIKDQLVAHNIPLFRLDKEKKLIVFPTEQLSLIIDNEKYSNIKIYIPKNFSMFIEEFKSITQTNNSNNTSDNSAPYVFRTPKESEKEMGKRISEISKMTYKEKVNTIKNYDDKLKEISVDKETGINKNTAQEIVNVGNDVGLIAKVTMFESIQKIKGEEITQEQAKIENQEITETTTNLVTTIVDMLAANTETQKVFDELRNYSDGGVMSHSNRVFISYVNFMVFYNNLINRRHLVHKIRTSYTNKYKKFYEQVEAVFNKEGIHKNLATVEDCIDKGIKIIEEKDMNLYSVGALLHDIGKVKDLDYFEGANGRDYERIKKHLFNSYALVSQTSEYPLEVILTVALHHEYYGLGYGPYEHLHALKLKKYPNFQIQRIMTYDAKAIDECEAFAYFPAKMLEIIDVYDALIDPARKYRGGKTFTPEEALNIMREDFVEKHVKLDPILYDVFVEFLSNSIEQDLMACKLI from the coding sequence ATGAATGATTTGATAGAAAAATATGATATTCTAACAGTAAAAGATATAAAAACCATAAAAGATCAGTTAGTCGCTCATAATATACCATTATTCAGATTAGATAAGGAAAAGAAACTTATAGTATTTCCTACAGAACAATTAAGTTTAATAATCGATAATGAAAAATACAGCAATATAAAAATATACATACCCAAAAATTTTTCTATGTTTATAGAAGAATTCAAATCTATTACTCAAACAAATAATTCAAATAATACTTCAGATAACTCTGCTCCTTATGTATTTAGAACACCTAAAGAGTCAGAAAAAGAGATGGGTAAAAGAATATCCGAAATCTCTAAAATGACTTATAAAGAAAAAGTTAACACTATAAAAAATTATGATGATAAATTAAAAGAAATTTCAGTAGATAAAGAAACAGGAATCAATAAAAATACAGCTCAGGAAATAGTAAATGTTGGAAATGATGTAGGACTTATAGCTAAAGTTACGATGTTTGAAAGTATTCAAAAGATTAAAGGAGAAGAAATCACTCAGGAACAGGCTAAAATAGAAAATCAGGAAATAACTGAAACTACTACAAATTTGGTTACTACTATAGTTGATATGCTTGCTGCAAATACAGAAACACAGAAAGTGTTTGATGAACTTAGAAATTACTCTGACGGAGGTGTTATGTCTCATTCTAACAGAGTATTTATATCTTATGTAAATTTTATGGTATTCTACAATAATTTAATAAACAGAAGACATTTAGTACATAAAATAAGAACTTCATATACTAATAAATATAAAAAATTTTATGAACAAGTTGAAGCTGTATTCAATAAAGAAGGAATACATAAAAACTTAGCAACTGTTGAAGATTGTATAGATAAAGGTATTAAAATTATAGAAGAAAAAGATATGAACCTTTATTCTGTCGGTGCTTTGCTTCATGATATAGGTAAAGTTAAAGATTTAGACTATTTTGAAGGAGCAAATGGAAGAGATTATGAAAGAATAAAAAAACACCTATTTAACAGCTATGCTTTAGTTAGTCAAACTTCTGAATATCCGCTTGAGGTTATACTTACAGTAGCTTTACACCATGAATATTACGGATTAGGATACGGACCTTATGAACATTTACATGCTTTAAAATTAAAAAAATATCCTAATTTCCAAATACAAAGAATCATGACTTATGATGCTAAAGCTATAGATGAATGCGAGGCTTTTGCTTATTTCCCTGCTAAAATGCTTGAAATCATAGATGTATACGATGCTTTAATAGATCCTGCCAGAAAATATAGGGGCGGAAAAACATTCACACCTGAAGAAGCTCTTAATATTATGAGAGAAGATTTTGTAGAAAAACATGTAAAATTGGATCCTATACTATATGATGTATTTGTGGAGTTTTTAAGCAATTCTATAGAACAAGACTTAATGGCATGCAAATTAATATAA
- a CDS encoding YkgJ family cysteine cluster protein gives MKKSSKLNKNNKNAILTFSCTGCGICCREKGYVFFNDDDIKRASKLLEISPLVFINKYLEYEEGYGYYIKVTDDKPCTFLDENNRCTINSAKPNQCSTFPYWKEYMDKNGNLIAGKFKRACPGVKIKK, from the coding sequence ATGAAAAAATCAAGTAAATTAAACAAAAATAATAAAAATGCAATATTAACATTTTCATGTACAGGATGCGGTATATGCTGCCGTGAAAAAGGATATGTGTTTTTCAATGATGATGATATAAAAAGAGCTTCTAAATTATTAGAAATATCTCCATTAGTTTTTATTAACAAATACTTAGAATATGAAGAAGGATATGGTTATTATATAAAAGTAACAGACGATAAACCTTGTACATTTTTAGATGAAAATAATAGATGTACTATTAATAGTGCCAAACCTAATCAATGTTCTACTTTTCCATATTGGAAAGAATATATGGATAAAAATGGTAATTTAATAGCAGGAAAATTCAAAAGAGCCTGTCCGGGTGTTAAAATAAAAAAATAA